A genomic window from Sphingobacterium sp. BN32 includes:
- a CDS encoding DEAD/DEAH box helicase, which translates to MKITKFSFIEIPRPGLRSADWITENRDILINFVATHSFKKSTVSLDKLKLSKRLYSNMNELGYFTAKEFQIKTLSRIVGGHSLIGIAPEGAGKTTTYILGVLMRLKYTDDEAPKVLVLAPNEERIEEIVEAFYSISKNKNLAIMGLKSSGSMEEEIEDLVRGVDIVVATPTRARAVYLKLGLNLNRIQTFIVDDAEEIVKQGMSNTVRELAQSCGKVQYLAFSTVEHEKLHAMIDVFMPFATLIEVEDLGDFTHDTHELLLYQVPNFTTKINLLNDLMRDEEVFDKVLVFVNTVHTARKLLERLHVKKGVAALYQGINPQDYNIDDVNIFKQLPECRILLVANENTSDVDLSGIPFIFHFEIPEEIERFVKHVLKTSDEDAIAISFATDIELPEVKKIEQSLGKKIPVEPLPEDLLIYTPSDAPKEKVVIDESQGGAFHKKKESNSKTYNYGGGAKAKMTMKKKRR; encoded by the coding sequence TTGAAAATTACTAAATTTAGTTTCATAGAAATTCCTCGTCCAGGGCTTCGCTCAGCGGATTGGATAACCGAGAACCGCGATATTTTAATTAACTTTGTCGCTACACATTCATTTAAAAAATCAACAGTGTCTTTAGATAAATTAAAACTTAGCAAGCGTCTTTACTCAAACATGAACGAATTAGGTTATTTTACTGCGAAGGAATTCCAGATAAAAACCCTTTCTAGAATTGTTGGAGGTCATAGTTTAATTGGTATTGCTCCTGAAGGTGCCGGAAAAACGACTACTTATATTTTAGGTGTCTTGATGCGCTTAAAATATACGGATGATGAAGCGCCTAAGGTTTTGGTTTTAGCGCCTAATGAAGAGCGTATCGAGGAGATAGTGGAAGCGTTCTATAGCATTAGCAAAAACAAGAACCTCGCTATTATGGGGTTAAAATCTTCGGGAAGCATGGAGGAGGAAATTGAAGATCTAGTTCGTGGTGTCGATATTGTCGTTGCTACTCCTACTCGCGCAAGAGCCGTTTATCTGAAATTAGGATTGAACCTGAATCGTATTCAGACCTTCATTGTTGATGATGCGGAAGAGATTGTAAAACAAGGGATGTCAAATACGGTGCGAGAGCTCGCTCAAAGCTGTGGAAAGGTTCAGTACCTCGCATTTAGCACAGTGGAGCATGAGAAGCTTCACGCGATGATTGATGTTTTCATGCCGTTTGCTACGTTGATTGAGGTTGAAGATCTGGGCGATTTTACCCACGACACACATGAACTTTTATTATATCAGGTTCCAAACTTTACTACGAAAATCAATTTGTTGAATGATTTGATGCGCGACGAAGAGGTTTTCGATAAGGTTTTGGTATTTGTCAATACCGTGCATACGGCACGTAAATTATTGGAAAGACTACATGTTAAGAAAGGGGTTGCAGCGTTATATCAGGGTATCAATCCACAAGACTATAACATAGATGATGTCAACATCTTCAAGCAATTGCCGGAGTGCAGAATATTATTGGTTGCGAATGAGAATACGTCTGATGTTGATCTGAGCGGCATTCCATTTATTTTCCATTTCGAAATTCCGGAAGAGATTGAGCGCTTTGTAAAACATGTTTTAAAAACGTCTGATGAGGATGCTATCGCGATCAGCTTTGCGACAGACATCGAATTACCGGAAGTAAAAAAGATTGAGCAATCTTTGGGCAAGAAAATCCCGGTTGAACCATTGCCGGAAGATTTGTTGATCTATACCCCTTCTGATGCCCCAAAAGAGAAGGTCGTTATTGACGAAAGTCAAGGCGGCGCTTTCCATAAGAAGAAAGAAAGCAATAGCAAGACCTACAATTATGGAGGTGGTGCGAAAGCGAAAATGACGATGAAGAAAAAGAGAAGGTAG
- a CDS encoding histidine kinase, whose amino-acid sequence MFMNQNPTVRTFLIRPMVLWIAVISTVSLMINACHTDQSNGVSMNEQQRLDSVAKREFLKYFTLSIESREADADTLLKAYERTEGYRDNIYYWITKVGKLNYGFKNDTLVKIVEAIDIPKSKPEEWVLQQLILLKSKSNDRDLNPSAVLKQLIEARSEAEKLNSIFIYELDNLLAMSYYVNGDTENSLKHVELLKRNYPYPHHPRFRQMYYDIRFMLSLNYNDKVKTKEFLDSCQSLAIALNDTLALMRSYDFEAQWLKRTGRTQEAIEKARVYFQFANETKRYNAIKRYLNFAELFLANGQPDSAIFYLNQGVKLDSIQKNNTKDLAGTYLVYSASYAMKGDFKRAFDYSKKENEAFKEATELIQKTEIAELTARYDAERKDEAIQSLQTNNELNDKLILQQRWTFSISIALLALLGFFLFNFYKQKLFKARHDKLLLENKQLLLEQKNRQNQLNPHFIYNSIANLQGLISTNQKQEANQYLITLTRVIRDMLELNRKDFIPLEKEIKSLQNYVNLQQMRFSHSFDFKVDSTDLDIDNILIPPMLIQPFVENAIEHGLMNLDRQGCLQVKFYQDDRTLHIEITDNGKGATEESVKNFEKESLSHIITQERIELLYGKDIKTAGLKTFPNFRTDGSGYKVEIYIPLTLFFD is encoded by the coding sequence ATGTTTATGAACCAAAATCCGACCGTTCGCACCTTTCTCATACGCCCAATGGTACTATGGATCGCAGTGATCTCGACCGTCTCGTTGATGATCAATGCCTGTCATACCGATCAAAGCAATGGTGTATCAATGAACGAGCAACAACGATTGGATAGCGTCGCCAAGCGAGAGTTCCTAAAATATTTTACCCTTTCAATCGAATCCAGAGAAGCGGACGCAGACACCCTGCTGAAAGCCTATGAGCGAACAGAAGGTTATAGAGATAACATATATTATTGGATTACGAAAGTCGGGAAATTAAACTATGGTTTTAAAAATGATACACTCGTCAAAATTGTAGAAGCTATCGATATCCCTAAATCAAAGCCTGAAGAATGGGTTCTTCAACAGTTGATATTGTTGAAAAGTAAATCCAACGATCGAGATCTCAACCCATCGGCCGTATTAAAACAATTGATTGAAGCGCGTTCAGAAGCCGAAAAGCTTAATTCCATATTTATATATGAGCTAGACAACCTTTTAGCAATGTCCTATTATGTCAATGGGGATACAGAAAATTCATTGAAACATGTAGAATTGCTGAAGCGGAATTATCCTTATCCGCATCATCCCAGATTTAGGCAAATGTATTACGATATACGTTTCATGCTCTCATTAAATTACAACGACAAGGTCAAAACGAAGGAGTTTTTAGATAGCTGTCAATCCTTAGCCATCGCATTAAATGATACACTTGCGCTGATGCGATCCTACGACTTCGAAGCGCAATGGCTTAAACGGACGGGCAGGACGCAAGAAGCAATAGAGAAGGCGAGGGTTTACTTTCAATTTGCCAATGAGACGAAAAGGTACAATGCGATAAAACGCTATCTTAACTTTGCAGAATTATTTCTCGCCAACGGTCAGCCGGATTCCGCAATTTTCTATCTGAACCAAGGTGTTAAATTGGATTCGATTCAAAAAAATAACACCAAGGATTTGGCAGGAACTTACCTCGTATATAGTGCATCATATGCCATGAAAGGTGATTTCAAACGAGCTTTCGATTACAGCAAAAAGGAAAATGAAGCTTTTAAAGAAGCGACTGAACTTATTCAGAAGACTGAAATTGCGGAACTGACAGCGCGCTATGATGCCGAAAGGAAAGACGAAGCTATCCAATCGCTGCAGACCAATAATGAATTAAACGACAAATTGATCTTACAGCAACGTTGGACCTTCAGTATATCAATTGCTTTACTCGCTCTGCTAGGCTTCTTTCTGTTCAATTTCTACAAGCAGAAGCTCTTTAAAGCGCGGCATGATAAATTGCTGCTAGAAAATAAACAGCTTCTCTTAGAGCAAAAAAATAGGCAAAATCAGTTGAACCCTCATTTCATCTATAATTCCATCGCAAACCTACAAGGCCTCATCAGTACCAACCAAAAGCAAGAAGCCAACCAATATCTGATCACCTTGACAAGAGTAATCAGAGATATGCTCGAGCTGAATCGAAAAGACTTCATCCCTTTAGAAAAAGAAATCAAAAGTTTGCAGAACTACGTCAATTTACAACAGATGCGATTTAGTCATTCTTTCGATTTCAAAGTAGATTCTACTGATTTGGATATAGATAATATCCTAATTCCGCCCATGCTAATTCAGCCATTTGTTGAAAATGCTATTGAACACGGTTTAATGAACCTCGATCGTCAAGGCTGTTTACAAGTGAAGTTCTATCAGGATGACCGGACCTTACATATCGAAATCACCGACAATGGAAAAGGGGCGACAGAAGAATCCGTCAAAAATTTTGAAAAGGAATCTCTATCCCATATTATCACGCAGGAACGTATTGAATTGCTTTATGGTAAGGATATCAAGACTGCTGGCTTAAAGACTTTTCCAAATTTCAGAACCGATGGCTCTGGATATAAAGTTGAAATATATATACCATTAACCTTATTTTTTGATTAA